The sequence below is a genomic window from Brevibacillus laterosporus.
TTGCATAGAGGAACAACCAAAACAGGTGCATATTGGATTATTCCTAGAAGATGATGGTGAGGTAAGCTTTGAGATTTATAGTGATCTTGATGAAGGTAGAGACGAAATTGTTGTACATAGTCAGGGCAGGGCTGTATACAACGATAAGACACAGGAGTCTCTCATAGATTTGCCTACTCTGTTAGCAGAATGCAATCAAAGAATCTTGACGACTAACGATTTTTATACATCTTGGGAAGAGAAGGGAGAAATTTACGGAAAAAGCCTTCAAGGAATCGAACAAATGTATGTAGGCAAAGGTCAGGTATTGGCACGATTATCATTCCCATCTGATGGAATGGGTTTCGAGGGCCAATATGTATTACATCCAAGTGTAATGGATGCTGCATTACAGATATCTCTTATGTTTCCTACGGTTGCACAGGTAGTAACAAACGTTTTCCTCAAGGAAGCTATACCAGTTACCCTAGAAAAAATAGAAGTTCTACGATCGTGTTCAACAAGAATGTGGTCTCGTGTGCGATCCAGTGAAGCTTGCATGGTTGATAATGAAACGCTAAAAGTTGATATTGATCTGATTGATGATAACGGCTTGGTTTGCATACGTATGATTGGACTTATGTTAACAGCGTTGGAAACAGAAGGCCATTCCGTACAAGGACAGGAACAAATAGGTAGGATATCGCTTGAACCAGTTTGGAGGGAACAAGCGATTATTCAAAAGGAGATCATACCGAGTTACCACAAGCATATCGTCATGCTCTGCGAACCTTTTGAAGCGCTACAGGGGCATATGGCAGCACAAACAAATGAAGTCACTTTTATTTGTCTGCGTTCGGAAGCTAGTAGGATAGAGCAACGATTCGAAGCTTATGCAGTTCAAGCTTTTGAAACAGTGCAACAGATCATCCGATCTAAACCAAATACCCATGTATTGCTTCAAATTGTAGGTTCACATCAAGGAGAACAGCAGGTTTTTTCAGGACTGGTAGGACTATTAAAAACAGCAAGACTGGAAAATCCAAAACTCATTGGACAAATGATTGAAGTAGATCAGGAAGATGAACAAACAGAACTGATCGAAAAAATAATGAACAACAAACAAAGTCCAGAGGATATTCATATTCGATATGTCAAAGGAAAACGACAGGTAGCAAGTTGGAATGAAATGGAAATTTTAAAGCAAAATGTTACGATTCCTTGGAAAGATGGGGGAGTCTACCTTATTACAGGTGGAGCTGGTGGGCTAGGACTTATTTTTGCAGAAGAAATTGCGCGTAAGATAAGAAATGGAACCTTGCTTCTTACGGGTCGATCTGAATTGAGTGGGGAGAAGCTAGCAAAGCTGAAGGAACTGCAAACATTGGATGCTAGAATCATCTATAAGCAAGTTGACATAACGAGAAAAGATGCAGTGGATCATTTAGTTAAACGATTGATACAAGAATTTGGAAGCTTGAATGGGATTATTCATAGTGCTGGAATCATTCAGGATAATTTTATTTTAAAGAAAAGCGTTGAAGAAGTAAAAAATGTCTTGGCTCCTAAAGTAGCTGGTTCCATTTACTTGGATGAAGCTACCAAAGACCTACATTTGGATTTTTTCCTTTTCTTCTCATCAATGTCGGGAGCAATAGGTAATCCAGGGCAAGCAGATTATGCTATGGGTAATGCATTTATGGATTGCTATGCTGAGTATCGAAATCATTTGGTCAATGTAAATGAACGCAAAGGCCAAACATTCTCCATTAACTGGCCGCTTTGGAAAGAAGGCGGCATGCATGTTCACCTAGAAACGGAAAAGATGCTACTGCAAAGTACTGGTATGATTGGAATTGAAACCAAAACAGGCATTGAGAATATATACCAAATGTTTACATCTAAGAAGAATAGATTGGTGCTCATGGAGGGGAATTTGCCAAAGCTACGATCTTATTTCGTAACGAAGGAAATGAAAAAAGAGAAACCTTCCTTAGAACAAACTGTTATCCAAGTCGATCTGGATACATTAGAAGAAAAAACGATGACCAAATTTAGAAGAATGCTGGGTGAACAATTAAAGCTGAGCATTGATCAAATTGATGCTTCGGAGTCTTTAGATCGATATGGAATTGATTCACTTGTCATCATTGAATTGAATCAAAAGCTTGAACGTATTTTTGGAGAATGCTCCAAAACAATTTTCTACGAGTATCAAACAATAGAGGAATTAACTAAATATTTTACACTCCATTTCCGAGAACAGTGTATGGAATGGACAGGGCTAACACAGGAAATGAAAGTAGGTGCTCAGGTACCTGAAGTAAATCATGGGGTGAAAAAAGAATTACCCACTCCGGTTTCTAGTATAAGAAAAAAACAATTTTCTCGTCACGTACCAGTGAATCAGATACAACAAAATCAACGTGAACCGATTGCGATCATTGGAATGAGTGGACACTATCCACAGGCAAGCAACCTTCAACAATATTGGAACAATCTTGCACAAGGGAAGGATTGTATTGTAGAAATTCCGGAAGAACGCTGGTCGACAGAAAATTTCTATGATGCTGATCGAAAAGAAGCTTTTGCGAAAGGGAAAAGCTATAGCAAGTGGGGCGGTTTTATACAAGATTTTGCAAGCTTTGATCCCTTATTTTTTTCTATTTCACCTCGTGAAGCGATGAATATGGATCCGCAGGAACGTTTATTCATTCAGTCTTGTTGGGAAGCCTTAGAGGATGCGGGGTACACGAAGGAACAACTAACTGTGCAACATAAGGGACGAGTGGGTGTTTTTGCTGGCATCACGAAAACAGGTTTTCAGTTATACGGTCCGCAGTTATGGAAAGAGGGAGAGGAGTTGTTCCCTTATACCTCGTTTAGTTCGATTGCGAATCGAGTTTCTTATTTGCTTAACCTGAGGGGCCCAAGTATGCCAATTGATACGATGTGTTCTTCCTCTCTTACAGCCATACATGAAGCTTGCGAACATATCCGTCATGGGGAATGTGAAATGGCTATAGTTGGTGGAGTCAATTTATATTTACATCCATCTAATTATGTTCAATTATGCGGGCAACAAATGCTTTCAGCTGAGGGCAAATGCAAAAGCTTCGGACAAGCTGCTGATGGTTTTGTTCCTGGTGAAGGTGTAGGGTCATTCCTATTAAAACCTCTCTCAAAGGCGATGGAAGATGGAGATCATATTCATGCTTTAATTCGTGCAACGAGTATTAATCATGGAGGGAAAACAAATGGGTATACAGTGCCAAATCCAGTAGCACAAGGTGAACTCGTTCGAGAAGCAATAGAGAGAGCAGGGATAAATGCTCGCACCATTAGTTATATAGAAGCGCATGGAACAGGAACGGAATTAGGCGATCCTATTGAAATAACAGGGCTCAATCAGGCCTTTGGAAAAGATACACAAGATACGAATTTTTGTGCAATTGGTTCTGTTAAGAGTAATATTGGTCATTTGGAAGCTGCTGCAGGTATTGCAGGATTAACTAAAATTGTTCTCCAGATGAAGCACCAGAAGCTTGCGCCAAGTTTACATGCTAAGGAATTAAATCCGAATATCAATTTTGCTAAAACTCCTTTTGCTGTTCAACAAGAGCTTACGGAATGGAAAAGACCTGTAGTGGAAATAAATGGAATAATAAGAGAGTGTCCAAGAATTGCAGGCATATCATCCTTTGGTGCTGGAGGAGCGAATGCTCACGTAATCGTGGAAGAATTTATTTCAAGTGATGAAGTACAATCTACTATTTCTCATCAAAAGAGCCCGGTAATTATTGTTCTCTCTGCCAAAAATGAAGATCGTCTTAAGGACCAAGCGAAACAATTGTTAGTTACAATTCAGGAGCAAAACTATTCTGATCGTGATTTAGAAAGTATGGCGTATACATTTCAAGTAGGAAGAGAAGCCATGGAAGAACGGGTAGGAATGATTGTAAGTTCTATGAAGGACTTAGAAGAGAAGATACGAGGATATATTAATGATCAAGTAAATTTGGAAGATGTGTATCAGGGGCAAGTGAAAAGAAATAAAGAGACTGTATCAATCTTCCTTGCAGATGAAGAATTGCAAGAGGCTATTCAAAAGTGGATCGAGCGTAAAAAATATTCCAAATTGCTTCACTTATGGGTCAAGGGATTGAGTTTCGACTGGAACAAATTATATGGGAAGAACAAGCCACGTCGGATGAGTTTACCCACGTATCCCTTTGCGAAAGAACGATATTGGATTCCTCAATCTGGAGATGGTATAACACCTGAAGCTGTAATAGCTCCCAGAGAGTCTAATCATGATAATAAAATACAATCACGTAAAAATTGCTTTGTTAAAAAACAGTGGCAATCCTTTTCAACGGATGGAACCAAAGAATTAAAGGGAACGATTGGTATTTTGACAACGAGTGCAACGGAGCAGTTAGCAAAGTATGTTTCTGAACGTATTGCTAATACTCGGATGATGAATGTGCATACGCTGAAACCACACTCAAGTCATTCAGAAGAGGAATGGAAAAAGTATGCAGGTATTATTGATGTAACTGGATGTGGCTCTGAAGATTCGGCGGATCAGCATTGGATATCCACTCTCCAAAACCTAATTGGAGTAGGGAAAAGAGATGACATGATGCTTTTATGTGTCACAAAAGGGCTAGAATCCCTTAAAAATGATTCCGTAAATTTGGCTGGAGCTTCACGTGTTGGATTGTACCGTACATTGCAAAGTGAATACAGCCAGGTTCGTTCCAGACATATGGATATAGAGAGGCATCTTGAAGATTCTATACTTGCAGAACAAATTGTTTCGGAATTTTTTGCACAAAGTCAGGATGTAGAGGTTTGTTACCGTGATGGGCAACGTTACCGAGCTTATCTTGATGTAATAGAAGATGAAATAGACATAAAGGGTCAAAAACAGGTGTTCCCTCATTCACATGTGCTATGGATTACAGGAGGAACTAGAGGGCTCGGATTATTATGTGCCAAACATTTTGTCGAAAATTATGGTGTTACTCGTATTGTTTTAACGGGGCGAGAGGTACTGCCGCCACGTGAAGAATGGGAGTTATACAAGGAACATCATTCATCTACAGCTCAAAAAATCAGATCTATTGAACAATTGGAACGTCTAGGAGCTCACATTCAAGTATTGTCTGTTTCCTTATCGGATGAGGATGAAGTGCGAAAAAGCATGGAACATATTAAGCTTTCCATGGGTCCGATTGGTGGAGTCATTCATTGTGCAGGTTCTGTAGATATGGAAAATCCTGCATTTATACGGAAGTCATCTGAAACGATCAAAAAAGTGATGGAACCTAAGATTCAAGGTCTAAACGTAATATATCAAAGCGTAAAGGATGAACCACTACAGTTCTTTGTATTGTTCTCATCTGTTTCTGCCATTGTTCCAAGCTTAGGAACAGGTCAAAGTGACTATGCGATGGCAAATGCTTACATGGACTATTTTAGTGAATCTGTAGCCTATTCCTGCCCAATTGTGAGCATACAATGGCCGAGCTGGAAAGAGACCGGTATGGGAGAAGTGAAAAGTAGTTCCTATGAGCAAACAGGGATGCTCAGTATGACAAATGAAGAGGGACTATCTCTTTTGGATCGTATAATAGCGAAGAAGATGGGGCCCGTTGTTCTTCCCGCAGTTATTCAATCACAGATATGGAATCCAAAACAGCTAATGCAGACCAAGAGTAAAGATATTGGTGAAAATCATGTTCAAATGAGACCAGAAATCCTCCATTATGTGGAACTGGATCAAGATGAGCTTATGCAAAAAACTACATTATGGTTAGTTACTTTATTTTCCAAAGAATTAATGCTAGATCCCTCGTTGTTTGAAGCTGACATCTTGTTTCAAGAATACGGCATGGATTCCATATTATTGGCACAAATCATCACAAGAATGGATCGTGAATTAAAAATTGTAGCTCTAGATCCGTCTGTTTTGTTGGAATATCCGACCATAGGGAGTTTAGCTGCTTATTTGATTGAGACCTACTCAGAAGTTCTGGAAACAATATTCTCGATCAAAAGCAAAAATCCTGAATTAAAATCAATGCTTATTGAATCTGAACATATTGTTGTGCCTAAACCACAAGAGAAAATGAAAGGTCATGCAAATACGAGTAATGATAAAGAAAAAATTGCGGTAGTCGGTATAGCTTGTCATTTTCCTGATGCAAGGAATGCAAGAGAATATTGGGAAAATCTAAAAATGGGAAAAGACAGTATCCGTGAAATACCAAAATCACGTTGGGATATTGAGAAGCTTTATACTTCAAACGATTACACAAAAGGAAAAAGCATAAGTAAATGGGGGGCCTTCTTACATTCAATAGAAGAGTTCGATCCTGATTATTTCCACGTATCAGAATCATTAGCTTCCCAAATTGATCCGCTTCAACGGCAATTATTAGAAGTGAGCGCAGAGGCGATCCTTGATGCAGGCTATAAAGAAAAAGACTTATGGAATAAACAGGTCGGGGTCTTCGTAGGAGCTCGAGCTAGTAATTTTACGCAAAAATTGGATCAAAGCAATAAAGATACCATTGTTGGGACCGGGCAAAATTTCATTGCGGCGCATTTATCTCATGTATATAACTTTAAAGGACCTAACATGGTGATAGACACGGCTTGCTCAAGCTCGTTAACAGCTATACATCTCGCTGTAAGAAGCATTCAAAATGGGGAGAGTGAGCTTGCTTTAGCAGGAGGAGTGGACATCCTATTAGATGAAACCCCTTACGTTGCTTTGAGTGCAGCTAATGTATTATCACGAGATGGGCGTTGCAAAACGTTTAGTGCAAAAGCAAATGGAATAGGTCTAGGAGAAGGATGCGGGGTACTTATTCTAAAGCCGCTACAACAAGCAATCCGGGATCAAAACAAAATATATGGCGTTATTGATGGGTCATCCATTAATAATGATGGCAACACAATGGGAATAACCACACCAAATCCAGAGGCACAGCGGGAATTAATCGAAAAAGCCATTGTTGACGCAAAGATAAACCCAGAAACCATAAGTTATGTGGAGACACATGGCACGGGTACTTTGATCGGTGATCCTATCGAATTAAAAGCATTGACCCAGGTATTTAAGAAACACACCTTGCAAAGACAATATTGTGGTGTAGGTAGTGTGAAAAGTAACATCGGACACCTGATGAGTGCAGCAGGAATAGCCAGTTTTATTAAGGTACTGTTATCACTTGTCCATGAAGAGCTTCCCGCAACACTACATTGTGAACACCCGAATCCACGTTTTCATTTTGAAGAATCACCATTTTTTATCGTACAAGAGTCAATGAAATGGACGAGTACGTATGACGTTTTACGGGCAGGGCTTAGTGCATTTGGATTGGGCGGAAACAAT
It includes:
- a CDS encoding SDR family NAD(P)-dependent oxidoreductase; the protein is MVDNETLKVDIDLIDDNGLVCIRMIGLMLTALETEGHSVQGQEQIGRISLEPVWREQAIIQKEIIPSYHKHIVMLCEPFEALQGHMAAQTNEVTFICLRSEASRIEQRFEAYAVQAFETVQQIIRSKPNTHVLLQIVGSHQGEQQVFSGLVGLLKTARLENPKLIGQMIEVDQEDEQTELIEKIMNNKQSPEDIHIRYVKGKRQVASWNEMEILKQNVTIPWKDGGVYLITGGAGGLGLIFAEEIARKIRNGTLLLTGRSELSGEKLAKLKELQTLDARIIYKQVDITRKDAVDHLVKRLIQEFGSLNGIIHSAGIIQDNFILKKSVEEVKNVLAPKVAGSIYLDEATKDLHLDFFLFFSSMSGAIGNPGQADYAMGNAFMDCYAEYRNHLVNVNERKGQTFSINWPLWKEGGMHVHLETEKMLLQSTGMIGIETKTGIENIYQMFTSKKNRLVLMEGNLPKLRSYFVTKEMKKEKPSLEQTVIQVDLDTLEEKTMTKFRRMLGEQLKLSIDQIDASESLDRYGIDSLVIIELNQKLERIFGECSKTIFYEYQTIEELTKYFTLHFREQCMEWTGLTQEMKVGAQVPEVNHGVKKELPTPVSSIRKKQFSRHVPVNQIQQNQREPIAIIGMSGHYPQASNLQQYWNNLAQGKDCIVEIPEERWSTENFYDADRKEAFAKGKSYSKWGGFIQDFASFDPLFFSISPREAMNMDPQERLFIQSCWEALEDAGYTKEQLTVQHKGRVGVFAGITKTGFQLYGPQLWKEGEELFPYTSFSSIANRVSYLLNLRGPSMPIDTMCSSSLTAIHEACEHIRHGECEMAIVGGVNLYLHPSNYVQLCGQQMLSAEGKCKSFGQAADGFVPGEGVGSFLLKPLSKAMEDGDHIHALIRATSINHGGKTNGYTVPNPVAQGELVREAIERAGINARTISYIEAHGTGTELGDPIEITGLNQAFGKDTQDTNFCAIGSVKSNIGHLEAAAGIAGLTKIVLQMKHQKLAPSLHAKELNPNINFAKTPFAVQQELTEWKRPVVEINGIIRECPRIAGISSFGAGGANAHVIVEEFISSDEVQSTISHQKSPVIIVLSAKNEDRLKDQAKQLLVTIQEQNYSDRDLESMAYTFQVGREAMEERVGMIVSSMKDLEEKIRGYINDQVNLEDVYQGQVKRNKETVSIFLADEELQEAIQKWIERKKYSKLLHLWVKGLSFDWNKLYGKNKPRRMSLPTYPFAKERYWIPQSGDGITPEAVIAPRESNHDNKIQSRKNCFVKKQWQSFSTDGTKELKGTIGILTTSATEQLAKYVSERIANTRMMNVHTLKPHSSHSEEEWKKYAGIIDVTGCGSEDSADQHWISTLQNLIGVGKRDDMMLLCVTKGLESLKNDSVNLAGASRVGLYRTLQSEYSQVRSRHMDIERHLEDSILAEQIVSEFFAQSQDVEVCYRDGQRYRAYLDVIEDEIDIKGQKQVFPHSHVLWITGGTRGLGLLCAKHFVENYGVTRIVLTGREVLPPREEWELYKEHHSSTAQKIRSIEQLERLGAHIQVLSVSLSDEDEVRKSMEHIKLSMGPIGGVIHCAGSVDMENPAFIRKSSETIKKVMEPKIQGLNVIYQSVKDEPLQFFVLFSSVSAIVPSLGTGQSDYAMANAYMDYFSESVAYSCPIVSIQWPSWKETGMGEVKSSSYEQTGMLSMTNEEGLSLLDRIIAKKMGPVVLPAVIQSQIWNPKQLMQTKSKDIGENHVQMRPEILHYVELDQDELMQKTTLWLVTLFSKELMLDPSLFEADILFQEYGMDSILLAQIITRMDRELKIVALDPSVLLEYPTIGSLAAYLIETYSEVLETIFSIKSKNPELKSMLIESEHIVVPKPQEKMKGHANTSNDKEKIAVVGIACHFPDARNAREYWENLKMGKDSIREIPKSRWDIEKLYTSNDYTKGKSISKWGAFLHSIEEFDPDYFHVSESLASQIDPLQRQLLEVSAEAILDAGYKEKDLWNKQVGVFVGARASNFTQKLDQSNKDTIVGTGQNFIAAHLSHVYNFKGPNMVIDTACSSSLTAIHLAVRSIQNGESELALAGGVDILLDETPYVALSAANVLSRDGRCKTFSAKANGIGLGEGCGVLILKPLQQAIRDQNKIYGVIDGSSINNDGNTMGITTPNPEAQRELIEKAIVDAKINPETISYVETHGTGTLIGDPIELKALTQVFKKHTLQRQYCGVGSVKSNIGHLMSAAGIASFIKVLLSLVHEELPATLHCEHPNPRFHFEESPFFIVQESMKWTSTYDVLRAGLSAFGLGGNNAHIIVSNEGIPLTHRVPLESINPNILFQRKRYWPEGKKDASYLQQLEEDNRRMEQNLAYYEPIRVERRGE